A single region of the Aeromonas hydrophila subsp. hydrophila ATCC 7966 genome encodes:
- the pheA gene encoding prephenate dehydratase has protein sequence MATLDEIRQDITQLDQELLALLAKRKTLSIEVARAKQANPRPIRDPQREQDLLVALIQKGRVLGLDAQYITRIYHTIIEDSVLSQQAYLQSLLNPEQQEPMTSVAYLGPRGSYSSLAARKYLARYKDQVIEVNCQNFREVLDAVESGRAAFGVLPIENTSSGSINEVYDVMQHTSLSIVGELTYPIEHCILTAVPTELGRIKTFYAHPQVFQQCSHYLSKLEGARHEICDSSSSAMMKVKELASPEAAAIGSAAGGELYGLDVLAEQLANQKENYSRFIVVARKPIDVAPQIPAKTTLIMSTSQKPGSLVEALLVLRSNEINMTKLESRPVQGNPWEEMFYLDVSANLQTPAMQAALMELTKITRYIKVLGCYPSEDVKPTAVPPVLLGN, from the coding sequence ATGGCAACGCTCGACGAGATCAGACAAGACATCACCCAGTTGGATCAGGAGCTGCTCGCCCTGCTGGCCAAACGCAAGACCCTCAGCATCGAGGTCGCCCGCGCCAAGCAGGCCAACCCGCGCCCGATCCGCGATCCCCAGCGCGAGCAGGATCTGCTGGTCGCCCTGATCCAGAAAGGGCGTGTGCTGGGGCTGGACGCCCAGTACATCACCCGCATCTACCACACCATCATCGAAGATTCCGTGCTCTCCCAGCAGGCCTATCTGCAGAGCCTGCTCAACCCGGAGCAGCAGGAGCCGATGACCAGCGTCGCCTACCTGGGACCACGCGGTTCCTACTCCAGTCTCGCCGCCCGCAAGTACCTGGCCCGCTACAAGGATCAGGTGATCGAGGTGAACTGCCAGAATTTCCGCGAGGTGCTGGATGCGGTAGAGTCGGGCCGTGCCGCCTTCGGCGTGCTGCCCATCGAGAACACCAGCTCGGGCTCCATCAACGAGGTGTACGACGTGATGCAGCACACCAGCCTCTCCATCGTCGGTGAGCTGACCTACCCCATCGAGCACTGCATCCTCACCGCCGTGCCGACCGAGCTGGGCCGCATCAAGACCTTCTATGCCCACCCGCAGGTATTCCAGCAGTGCTCCCATTACCTCAGCAAGCTGGAAGGAGCGCGCCACGAGATCTGCGACTCCTCCTCCAGCGCCATGATGAAGGTCAAAGAGCTGGCGAGCCCGGAGGCGGCGGCCATCGGCAGCGCCGCCGGCGGCGAGCTGTACGGGCTGGATGTGCTGGCCGAGCAGCTGGCCAACCAGAAGGAGAACTACAGCCGCTTCATCGTGGTGGCGCGCAAGCCCATCGACGTGGCACCGCAGATCCCGGCCAAGACCACCCTCATCATGTCCACCTCCCAGAAACCGGGCTCGCTGGTGGAGGCGCTGCTGGTGCTGCGCAGCAACGAGATCAACATGACCAAGCTCGAATCCCGTCCGGTGCAGGGCAACCCGTGGGAGGAGATGTTCTACCTGGATGTCTCCGCCAACCTGCAGACCCCGGCCATGCAGGCCGCACTGATGGAGCTGACCAAGATCACCCGCTACATCAAGGTGCTGGGCTGCTACCCGAGCGAAGACGTCAAGCCGACCGCCGTGCCGCCGGTGCTGCTGGGCAACTAG
- a CDS encoding HAD family hydrolase: MAIIFDLGRVVVSWDPVGIVRSVRGEHGAEQLAERLFNHPDWLEVDRGTLSLHTMARQAEHRTGLSAAENLAILQAVPASLVPDPAMLSLIESLHGAGHTLYALSNMGHASIDWLEQHQPFWRFFSGKVVSARVRMMKPEPDIYRYLLVSFDLQAEQCLFIDDSPANVTAAQALGIGGLVFTDAYSCRQQLVAQGYLPA; this comes from the coding sequence ATGGCGATTATTTTCGACCTGGGACGGGTGGTGGTGAGCTGGGATCCGGTCGGTATCGTGCGCTCGGTGCGCGGGGAGCACGGAGCTGAGCAGCTGGCGGAGCGGCTGTTCAACCACCCTGACTGGCTGGAAGTGGACCGCGGCACCCTGTCACTGCACACCATGGCCCGCCAGGCCGAGCATCGCACCGGGCTGAGCGCCGCCGAAAACCTGGCGATTTTGCAGGCGGTGCCCGCCTCGCTGGTGCCGGATCCCGCTATGCTGAGCCTGATAGAGAGCCTGCATGGGGCGGGTCATACCCTCTACGCACTCTCCAACATGGGGCATGCCAGCATCGACTGGCTGGAGCAGCATCAGCCCTTCTGGCGTTTCTTCAGCGGCAAGGTGGTGTCGGCAAGGGTACGGATGATGAAGCCGGAGCCGGATATCTACCGCTATCTGCTGGTGTCGTTCGACTTGCAGGCCGAGCAGTGCCTGTTCATCGATGACAGCCCGGCCAACGTGACTGCCGCACAGGCATTGGGGATCGGCGGCCTGGTGTTTACCGATGCATACAGTTGTCGCCAGCAGCTGGTGGCGCAGGGTTACCTGCCCGCCTGA
- a CDS encoding LPP20 family lipoprotein — MKILFGCLLALLLTACSGGNRVVNYGGGNNKPDDFPVLKAVGYAVIDIQPGPSQSEKMLQAIRASKMDAYRELAEQLNGQQVRGQSSYKDLTQTSNSLDVSVAGMVRGARVVASYPRGNTYATEMELDTRALYNINQLMAGQF; from the coding sequence ATGAAAATCCTGTTCGGATGCCTGCTGGCGCTGCTGCTGACGGCGTGCAGCGGCGGCAATCGGGTGGTCAACTATGGCGGCGGCAACAACAAGCCGGATGACTTCCCAGTGCTCAAGGCGGTCGGCTACGCGGTGATCGACATCCAGCCCGGTCCGTCCCAGTCCGAGAAGATGCTGCAGGCCATCCGCGCCTCCAAGATGGATGCCTATCGCGAGCTGGCGGAACAGCTCAACGGCCAGCAGGTGCGTGGCCAGAGCAGCTACAAGGACTTGACCCAGACCTCCAACTCGCTGGACGTGTCGGTAGCCGGCATGGTGCGTGGTGCCAGAGTGGTGGCCTCCTATCCCCGTGGCAACACCTATGCCACCGAGATGGAGCTCGATACCCGCGCCCTCTACAACATCAACCAGCTGATGGCAGGCCAGTTCTGA